From Nitrosopumilus sp., the proteins below share one genomic window:
- a CDS encoding AAA family ATPase, with translation MELSKKKIADIRKKIEQKNSVFAKKRYLDSMILPSKIIGREAETEKLLNNILSLRDGFVVPLVSVYGRSGSGKSTVVKFVCENLLDLISFRFVNLRKAKTVFGCANMILGNLGEELLSSAQGLNKAVDCMQSQIEKIMKHERKKYFVLVLDEYDVVFSDTRSNPSDFVYKLLQMEENLRENGFWICIVTISNNMLQGYDLDDRVKSRMGSADVSFLPYSKSDILAILQDRAKKAFRVSVPKDVLEYCSSLSSSDHGDARRALDLLRTAGEICNGKITKDDVDSAQRNLQKDRVDEIVSSAPHHLRCVAAAICSLAIINQESWSATSSIYKKYTHIISKTDNPLSYRRVSDLLVELENSGLLASRAYSRGRNGYGKEYKLKVSPELVGPSIDSEWFASVMNKKISLDRAKNLEKLLPRTSPLRKYSRMFSDL, from the coding sequence GTGGAACTATCAAAGAAAAAGATCGCAGATATTAGAAAAAAGATAGAACAGAAAAACTCTGTATTTGCAAAAAAGAGATATCTTGACTCTATGATATTGCCCTCTAAAATTATAGGACGAGAGGCAGAAACTGAGAAACTGCTAAACAACATACTAAGTCTCAGGGATGGTTTTGTAGTTCCACTTGTATCTGTTTATGGACGAAGTGGTTCTGGCAAGTCTACTGTTGTAAAATTTGTATGTGAGAATTTATTGGATTTAATCTCATTTAGATTTGTAAATCTACGAAAAGCAAAGACTGTCTTTGGCTGTGCCAATATGATTCTAGGAAATCTTGGCGAAGAGTTATTGTCAAGTGCACAGGGCTTGAACAAGGCAGTTGATTGCATGCAATCACAAATTGAAAAAATCATGAAACATGAAAGAAAAAAATATTTTGTATTAGTATTAGATGAGTATGATGTAGTGTTTTCTGACACTCGCAGTAATCCATCTGATTTTGTATACAAGCTGTTACAGATGGAGGAGAATCTACGCGAGAATGGATTTTGGATATGTATTGTTACAATATCAAACAATATGCTGCAAGGATATGATCTTGATGACAGAGTAAAATCCAGAATGGGATCTGCTGATGTCTCGTTTTTGCCCTATTCTAAATCAGACATTCTAGCTATTTTGCAAGACCGCGCAAAAAAGGCCTTTAGGGTATCTGTTCCAAAAGATGTGCTGGAATACTGTTCTTCTCTATCTTCCTCTGACCATGGAGATGCAAGACGTGCACTTGACTTGCTTAGAACTGCAGGTGAAATTTGTAATGGAAAAATTACAAAAGACGATGTTGACTCTGCTCAAAGGAATCTACAAAAAGACAGAGTTGATGAGATTGTAAGTTCCGCACCACACCACTTGAGGTGCGTGGCAGCTGCTATCTGCTCTCTTGCAATAATTAACCAAGAGTCATGGAGTGCAACATCTTCTATTTACAAGAAATATACTCATATTATATCAAAAACTGACAATCCTTTATCGTATCGACGTGTATCTGATTTGCTAGTTGAGCTTGAAAACTCTGGACTTTTGGCATCTCGTGCATACTCTCGTGGTAGGAATGGATATGGCAAAGAATACAAGCTGAAGGTGTCCCCTGAACTTGTAGGGCCTTCAATTGATTCAGAATGGTTTGCATCTGTGATGAACAAAAAAATCAGCCTTGATAGGGCAAAAAATCTTGAGAAACTATTGCCAAGAACAAGCCCTCTTAGGAAATATTCTAGGATGTTTTCTGATCTGTAG
- a CDS encoding glycosyltransferase family 4 protein, with the protein MNVLLLSQFYSTTKGGGEYVFKTIAESLAKNNHKVWVITSKIKDETYQESENVKIITIQPELAYKGGLPPSFTDNIKYVLNSYKQGRKIIKNHNIDIIHSNNFSPALAGSILSYFTKVPHITTIHDIFSIYDKEFWKKWASQSNVSYTNARLIPFFEKLMMGFKIRLIHTVSDATKTDIEKLGTRKPIHVIPNCIRDEEVIIAKPKNNQLAYLGRLVFYKNIEVIIKAFKIVSKEFPDVILIIAGDGPHRSSLQNLVAKLDLQNNIKFTGYVTADEKKILLAESNALLFPSTIEGFGLVILEAWQQKRPVIASDMPPMSDIIQDSKTGFLIDPNNEKQWAEKIIELIKNQNISDEMGNAGYQVLKSKYNEALFYQNLIKMYDNVLKTTDQKTS; encoded by the coding sequence TTGAATGTTTTACTCCTCTCACAGTTTTATTCTACAACAAAGGGAGGTGGAGAGTATGTATTCAAAACAATTGCAGAGAGCCTAGCAAAAAATAACCACAAAGTATGGGTAATTACAAGTAAAATCAAAGACGAAACATATCAAGAATCCGAGAATGTTAAGATAATCACCATACAACCAGAACTAGCTTACAAAGGAGGACTTCCACCATCATTTACAGACAATATCAAGTACGTCCTAAATTCCTACAAGCAAGGAAGAAAGATCATAAAAAATCATAATATAGACATAATTCATTCAAACAACTTCTCACCAGCCCTTGCAGGCTCCATACTATCATATTTTACCAAAGTGCCTCACATAACTACGATTCATGATATCTTTTCCATTTACGATAAAGAGTTTTGGAAAAAATGGGCAAGCCAATCAAATGTATCTTATACAAACGCTAGACTGATTCCATTCTTTGAAAAACTAATGATGGGATTCAAGATTAGACTCATTCATACAGTTAGTGATGCAACAAAAACAGATATTGAAAAGTTAGGTACAAGAAAACCAATCCATGTAATTCCAAACTGCATAAGAGATGAAGAAGTAATAATTGCCAAACCAAAGAATAATCAATTGGCATATCTTGGAAGACTTGTCTTTTACAAGAACATTGAAGTAATCATTAAAGCATTCAAAATAGTTTCAAAAGAATTTCCTGATGTTATTTTAATAATTGCAGGAGATGGCCCTCACAGATCATCACTGCAAAATCTTGTTGCAAAGTTAGACCTGCAAAACAATATCAAATTTACAGGATATGTAACTGCAGATGAAAAAAAGATTCTCTTAGCAGAATCAAATGCATTGCTATTTCCTAGCACCATAGAAGGCTTTGGTCTTGTAATATTGGAAGCATGGCAGCAAAAAAGACCAGTCATAGCATCAGACATGCCACCAATGTCAGATATCATACAAGATTCCAAGACAGGATTTCTAATTGATCCAAATAATGAAAAACAATGGGCTGAAAAAATTATAGAATTAATCAAAAATCAAAACATCTCAGATGAAATGGGAAATGCAGGTTACCAAGTACTAAAATCAAAATACAATGAGGCGTTATTCTATCAAAATTTAATTAAAATGTATGATAATGTGTTAAAAACTACAGATCAGAAAACATCCTAG
- a CDS encoding SIS domain-containing protein: MITPSDLEKYDPSGMHKVYDRWPQIAKEAFYSDIDEVSLERINHVVFAGMGGSGAIGDLFASIFSKTNFHVTLVKGYLLPNTIDKNTLVVVTSISGNSKETLNVLESSIKMDCHTIAFSSGGKIEEICSKNNINFRKIEKIHSPRASFVKYVYSILKVLNKILPISKLEVEQSFIQLEKICNEISFRNLSTSNESLRIATWITGIPLIYYPYGLQSVAIRFKSSLQENVKIHAITEDIIEACHNGIVAWETKSNVQPILIQGKDDYVKTKERWSIVKKYFDENSIEYLEVRSVDGHIFTKLICMIYLLDCSSIFKAVMDKTDPSPVRSIDYIKNNL; encoded by the coding sequence ATGATTACTCCTTCTGATCTGGAAAAATATGATCCAAGTGGTATGCATAAGGTGTATGATAGATGGCCACAGATTGCTAAAGAGGCATTCTATTCTGATATTGATGAGGTTTCATTGGAGAGAATTAATCATGTTGTTTTTGCAGGAATGGGAGGATCTGGTGCGATAGGGGATTTGTTTGCGTCAATTTTTTCTAAAACCAATTTTCATGTTACACTAGTCAAGGGATATTTACTTCCAAACACCATTGATAAAAATACACTTGTTGTAGTTACAAGTATTTCGGGAAATTCTAAAGAAACGCTAAACGTTTTAGAATCATCCATTAAAATGGACTGTCATACAATTGCATTCTCATCAGGGGGAAAAATAGAAGAAATTTGTTCTAAAAATAACATAAATTTTAGAAAAATTGAAAAAATTCATTCCCCTAGAGCCTCATTTGTAAAATATGTATACTCTATTCTCAAAGTGTTAAATAAAATATTGCCTATTTCAAAATTAGAAGTTGAGCAATCATTTATTCAACTCGAAAAAATTTGTAATGAAATTTCTTTTAGAAATTTATCTACCTCTAACGAATCGCTGAGAATTGCAACTTGGATAACTGGCATTCCTTTGATCTATTACCCATATGGATTACAATCTGTAGCAATTCGATTCAAATCTTCCTTACAAGAAAATGTAAAGATTCATGCAATAACTGAGGATATTATTGAGGCTTGTCATAACGGAATAGTTGCTTGGGAAACAAAATCTAATGTACAACCTATTTTGATTCAGGGTAAAGATGATTATGTGAAAACCAAGGAGAGATGGTCTATCGTAAAAAAATACTTTGATGAAAATAGTATTGAATACCTAGAAGTTCGCTCTGTAGATGGCCATATTTTTACAAAACTAATTTGCATGATCTATTTGCTAGACTGTTCATCAATTTTTAAGGCAGTTATGGACAAAACGGATCCTTCCCCAGTTAGATCTATTGATTATATTAAAAATAATCTCTAA